The region ATTGTGACTTGAGATTgaaaggataggtttttttttcttcttccccacATCCCCTGTATCCTTAAAAGAAAAGCCCTAATACATAACCCTGTCTATTTACAGGGCAACTaactaaaatatatttttggaaaGAACTACCCTTTTATGatcaattgtgtgtgtgtgtgtgtgtgtgtgtgtgtgtgtgggtgtgtgagagCATCTGAAAAAATTGCATCCATCTATATTCACCAACCACCCTGTCTTTTCTTTGGTTGAATCCCCATTGATGACTTTGCACTGATTTTGTTAgctatgttgttgttttataaCTACTCTaatgaaagaagaaggaaaaaatagaGGGTTGAGGACTGCCTTGTTGCACTCGGCTTTAACATCCTCAGTCTTGAAATCTGAATCTAGAGAGCTGGATGCTGCAATCGTagtctttttaaagaaaaaataatggtTTGCACTTAAATTAGTTTATTAGAAGAAAAtggctttacatttttttggggTGTGCTCAGAACTCACAGATGGCTAATACAGTGACCTGAAGAAAATGATAAACTATTAAAACCTTTATCTAttgaacatttattttaatattatttcagATTCAAATCTGCTCTGTATCATAATGTGTATATTGTAATTAATTGATTTGATGGGGGCCTAAGCAAACTACCATTACTCCAGTGGAAGTTTTGTCATTGATAGTTATATTTCTAAAGCCTAAAGTatacatattaataatattaaaataatcttgAATACACTGTTTTCTGTTCTCTTTTTATGCACCTACACGTTTGAATACTAAACCTACGGTTTAAGGGTGGATGTGTTATTCAATACTGGAGAGACTCAGAACTGAAGTGTTGCAACAACTGATTTTCAAGACCATCCTCACttgataattttctttttttacaactttgaTTAAAATCCAGCTTTGTTCTTAAATTTCTCCATGAGTGACGTTGATGCAAAACTTGAAATTCAACTGTGAAGTCTTTCTCATTTGACACAACTACAGTTTTGATACATTTCATGCTGTAAGCAGTTTAGAGATATTTGCAGTAGATTAGAAGGTACTACTCTATTGGTGAGTTGTCCATATCCCAATTTACTATTTATTTGGGGGGAAAAGACATTACCGTAGTTTCATCAGCTAACATCATGTGTCAGAGGTTTTTAGATTTGTAATGGAGGTTATGACattaaaataacatgttttttttattctgaaattaAGCCCACCAATGGCTCACAGCCCATTTCAATTAACTCACTTctgaattgttattttttttttttttttattgatccacTGGTAAAGTCTCTTTGCAAAAGCTCAGATTTGGACTCAGACGTGTAAAACTTAGTTTATGATAACAGGTGTTTGACGCACTAGTGGCCTTTTTGAGAAAGTAGGTAGACAGGAAACGggtagagaaagagaggagaCATTGCAGTCCAGAGCGACAGGCCGGGATTGGAACCTGCGCAGCCTGCACGACGACTACAGCCCGTACGTCCGCTCAAACCACTGAGATATCCAGGGCCACGATGATAAAGGAAAGTGAGGAGACTTCCACACCGATCGTGAAGTTTCTCCATGTTTTTGATCTCACTGGATTCATCAAAGCTACTATGTggtatttaacatttttccacTCAAGAAACACCCAGACGTATAGATCCTcctgtttagtttttctttaaaaggCTGTTCTCACTGGGAAGATTGAACTAAGGTTTTCCTCCAGGATCTTAATCATTTTGTTTTCCATCCTTCTCAGGACATTGTTTATATCAACTTTTAGGGATTTATATTTTCTAATGAGCTACTCAAGATTTGTTAGAAATTATCCCTTTGCCTTTAGTGATATATCTTTTTTGACATGAAATTAACTATCCAGCTGTTGCAGGGTCTAGATACCGTAGCATTTACTTTTAAGTCAACTGCCACCCTAtaattacataaaataaattacattCATCTGTTAAATACAGTACAATGGAGAtttatgttgacttttttctttttcaacagttGTAACAAAGTTTATAGACTTAGAcacaactttattgatccctttgGGATGACCCCTCTGGGAAATTCAAGCTCCAGCAGCTCATACAAGAGTCGGCACAGAAGGTAAAACCCCCACAAGATTGGCCAACATATCCCTGGATGAGGTGGATGGGGGGCTACATGTTTACTACCTGTTAACTAACTGTTAACTGTCTGAGGTTCATCATGTGGTTAAAAGTTGTAGTGTCAGTATTGCTTGAAAGTGCCACATGGCTCTAAAATGTTGATCCAATATTAAAACAGGTTTTGGAGTTCACTTGCCTAATATTTCATCGCTCATCTTGTGTAATGTAGAGTCAAATTGATTATTTAAAAATCGTTAATGTAAAACAATCAAAAGGgtctggtaaaaaaaacaaagaactgcACACTAATTTCAATGCTTTTAAACAGAATGTATTCTGTATGCAAACATCCCATGGAATTTATTCATTGCTATCAAGTAAAACACTTTGGTGATGCATTCATCGCTGGTAAGATGACAGGTTTTGAGTTAATTTTTTACCTTCAGCAAGTTTTTAGATTTCAACATCAATTTTCTCCAAACATCCTTTTAGCATATTAGTCCTTTTTTAAACTCTGCATTCCTCTGGGGATTCTTTAATCCGATGCTCAGGTGCCTTTGTGTTTCCCGTCCAGAGGAGGCATGTAGCAGGTCTTCATAGCTGCATGTTGAGATTCATTCTGGGCCTGTGGAGATGGGAAATGTGGTCTGAATGCCAAAACAGACTGAAAAGCTTTGGCAAGACGCTCATGCCCTTGTTTCTTTACATCAGTTATATTTAAGTTTCTTTAAAACCACATCAAGAgcatttccaaaattcccccaaaaaatgaaactttAAGCTGTGTCGTGCTACATTATTGCACTGGTCATGGTGAGTCTGACTGCCAGGAGGCTCAAATAAGTGAATCAGTCCAGTCACGTTTACCTTTTCTAACTGTGGCTGGCACTTCTTTGATGTGATGGATGGCAGTGTTCCCCGATGAGTGATGGTAAAAGCAGGAATAGTGGAGACTGGGAATGAGATCTGCGGTCTAGGTGCAACTGTGTTGAGCCTGGGAAACTCTGCTGGACCATGATGGGCGTTGCGTCTGAGGAGCGGCTCTGCTACATACTTCACATTGTGCTGAGGAGAGCCAGAAGCATTAGAGGGGCTACAGACATTCGGTACAAGTTCATTCGATTTTGGACTTACGCTCATGAAAGGTGtttgtcttgtatgtcttcctcGCAGTTGTTTACCCAGTCTTGCTGGTCGCCAGATGTTGTCCAAAGATTGTTGTGCACCACTACTTCCAACTCCATCCAAAGTTGCAGAAACTCTGTGTAGAGTCTCTGCTTTATTTTCTGcgattctgatttttttatttttttcagataggaaaaaaaaagaattataaaaggtataaatattattcTTGAAGATTACAGGATGTAATGGTCTTTCCAACTTCAGATTTGCTCAAGGACatgtttcatcctttaaaaTTACAAAGATCTTCCACAGTTTACACAATGGCATCCAGTTttgcttggaaaaaaaaaagttaaatatgtACAATGCTCCTATCTAATCTAAATATAGTGAAGCACTTCACCTGATTTCCCTAAAGTAAGTGTGCCTCAGGGCTGTTTCTGCAGTAATGCGCTCACTGGGATCGTAGGCGAGCATCTGGTAGAGCAGGGACAGAGCTGGAGCTGGGCAGTTGGGAATCAATCGTGAGATGCCTGTACCTTTCTTAGGCGGGAAGTTGAAATTCATCGCTCTAGACCTGCCAGACATAAAAACACCacaagaaaaactttttttgagtttgttaAGTTTCACATATTCACAGTTCATATATCCTGCTCCTTTCACAACGCGGGACCTTTGAGGATTAACACTTACTGCTTGAAATTTTGAAGTAAACTTTGGTCTGGGGTCCCCAGCACATTATGAATCTTGGCAAGCTGGTCCAACTCATTGGTTCCAGGGAAGAGAGgattcagactaaaaaaaaacaggtacTACATAATATGATTGCCTCAACAAAGCTATTTGAATAGCTTTTGCAAGACATTTGTTTATGACTTTGGCCAGATAGGAACAGTCAAATTACACACACAGCTGAATgcaaagagagaaaaggaaatCTTTACTATTAAGAAAACTGAACTCCACGATCTCCTGCCTTTAAACCTACAGTAACTAAAAGTTCTTGTTTCAAAGGGGAAATTTCCAGGAGATACCTCACGATTTCAAAGAAGACACAACCAGCACTCCAGAGGTCCATCTTCAGGCTGTAATATCCATCTGTGAGGAGGCACTCTGGGGCTCTGTACCATCGCGTGGAAATGTACTCTGTGTGCGGCGGCTTGGAGTACACGCTCCGACATGAACCAAAGTCACCAAGCTTCAAAAGGTTTTGCTGAAATTCattcaaacaagaaaaaaaaaaaaattggacctGCTGTCACTTTCTCAGAAAACAAAATTTGAAAATGATAACTGACCTTTATAAGAATGTTTTCTGGTTTCACATCTCTGTGAAAGATTCCACACCTGTGGAAAATGATATTTATAAATCTAAAAGTAttcataaattatattttatACTTGATatagtttctttgtttcttacTTGTGCATATGTTCAAGTGACTTGCACAGCTGGTACATGTAGTGCTTGACCATGTGGTCAGAGGGAggtgtttttctttctgcaaAAAACATGCAAGATCCATTTTAGTCCTTAATTtattccaaacttcaaataaaCATCTCCAAGTTTCAGTCATTGTGATTTACACACCTTTTTATACTTCAACTTACCTTGTATAAACTCATAGATGTTCATCTCCATTAGCTCACATATTAAAGACACTGTTCCAGTTTCTTTGTCACTGAAATATTGCATTAGATTAAAATGACATACTAGAATAActgttttcagtttgtttttgcCAACACTCCAGTAAACTCACAAAATCAACTCATGCAGTTGGATGATATTTGCATGAGGACTCAGTCTCTTCATTGCCTGGACTTCCCTCAGGTTGTTGGCCTGTTCCCAACTTAGATAACAAGTGATGTTTATACATGCAATGTATAAATTGTACTGGGATGAAGTTGATAGAACTGCACTAAAGTTATAACATAGTTTTATATGACAAATATCACAACACCACTGTGCGGATGACATACCTGTTAATGGTTTGTTTCATGGTTTTACACGCATAAAACTTGCCATCTTTCAAGCTTTGAGTTTTTACCACCTCTGAAAATGTGCCTTCTCCAATCTTCTGGATTATTTTGTAACctgcaacaataaaaaaaaaaaaaaaatgacaactgAAAATGTGGAACAAGTGCATTAACACTTTACAACACAATGCTATCAACTGTTACTTGACTATTTGGGAGAAGCTGaagtcagaaaaaaacaaaaacttcccTGCAACATCTATAGAAAAATCTTAAACCCAGGACAACCCCATCAGGCACTGATTTGTACTGGGATAAGGAGCTGGGATTTAATGGTTGTTGTACAGTTGttagaaaaataacaaaaaaagggaaataaatagtaatttatttttccaaactcgagtctttattttttctcttttatatcTAATATCatcttgaaaattaaataaacaaacacatgaaaaaataaagatgaaaccAATCTAATTCAGTCAAGTTGTATTTATTCTGGTTAATCCAATAAAAGCATTTATGTCCAAATTGAATGATCTAAACTTGGAGTCACTTCAGAGATTAATCAGATTTCTCTCCATTTATATGATCTCAGGTGGTTTTAAGTTTTACTGGCTTCACTGTGcccatttttgtattttatttgtgaatttagacttaaattaaaacacaatttaaaccatttgtaaggattttttttctatgatccatttttgtatttcatttgtgaatttagacttaaatgaaaacacaatttaaactatttgtaaggattttttttctatgatccatttttgtatttcatttgtgaatttagacttaaatgaaaacacaatttaaactatttgtagggattttttttccatgatccatttttgtatttcatttgtgAATTAAGacttaaatgaaaacacaatttaaactatatgtaaggattttttttctatgatccattttttgtattttatttgtgaatttagacttaaatgaaaacaaattaaaCTATATGTAAGGATTTTTTTCTATGATCcatttttgtatttaatttaGACTTAAATGATAACACAATTTAAACtagtaaagattttttttctatgatccatttttgtattttatgtttgaatttagacttaaatgaaaacacaatttaaactaTTTGTAAGGATTTTTTTCTATGATCcatttttgtatttcatttgtgaatttagacttaaatgaaaacacaatttaaactatatgtaaggattttttttctatgatccatttttgtatttaatttaGACTTAAATGATAACACAATTTAAACtagtaaagattttttttctatgatccatttttttattttatgtttgaaTTTAGACTTAAATGAAAACACGTCCATGTGTGTATTTCATGTGTGAATAGGTCATACAGAAACAGCTACAGATATCAGAATGAGAGATTTCAGGACCATTCAGACCTGCAGTCACTCAGCTCAGCTCGTTACTTACGATGCGTCAGTTTGACTCTGCCCCCCCATGTCAGCCGCTTGTCCATAACACGTATTTGTACAGTAGGTTTACAAACTGGGCTGTAAAAATAAACGTTTTAATGAAACTTTGCGACACAACAAAAAGCCTCGTAAATGGTCTCTCGGGTGCTAGCCTGGCGTTGCTAAGCAGCCCCGCTGGCTGACCGTTGCCGTGGTAACGGAGCACGCCTTCGCCCTCCACTCTGACCTGAGGAAGAAAGTGGAAACTCATGCACGATGTCTCACCGCAAAGTCTGAAAACGTTACAGATTAAAACATGCATGATACAATACTGTGTTAGACGGATGTCAGTCGGGgatatttatttgcatcaggCCGAGATAATTGTCACGACTGACCCTTATTCGACCCTTACCTTTTATCCAGAGATGGGTGGAGAGCATGAGCTCGGATGTTTTTTCATTAGGCTGCGCGTCTCTGGGGTTGTTGTTCTGCGTTTCTGCAGCATTCCCCCTATTATTCCAATCGGCGCAGTGACTTGTTCTGAATGCATTTCGAAGGCTCGCCCTTTTTTTAACGTCAATAAGCCAGTTTGAGTAGTGCATCATTAGTGCACATAAACTGATAAAAACCCGAGCATGGGCTCAGAGATTAAGGCAAATCACGCACGAGCAAAGCATCTAATCAACAGCATCCGTGCATATAAGCATCATGTTACCAGACACGGTTGGATTTCATACACAAAGCAGTCTACTCTTGTGGGTAAAAAGTGCGCAGCCGATGATTTTTGGAACTCCTCGGCTGCCGTTACAAACTCatgtgcgcatgcgcagcagTCTCCTGCGTGTGTTTTCTCGCTCGTGTTGCAACAGAAATGTGAATATTTCCCTTCAGCGtgtattattcttatttttattcataagGCATTAGCTCGGACCTAAGTCACCATGAAAGGCAGATTCA is a window of Cololabis saira isolate AMF1-May2022 chromosome 16, fColSai1.1, whole genome shotgun sequence DNA encoding:
- the LOC133462306 gene encoding MAPK/MAK/MRK overlapping kinase-like isoform X2, with translation MDKRLTWGGRVKLTHRYKIIQKIGEGTFSEVVKTQSLKDGKFYACKTMKQTINSWEQANNLREVQAMKRLSPHANIIQLHELIFDKETGTVSLICELMEMNIYEFIQERKTPPSDHMVKHYMYQLCKSLEHMHKCGIFHRDVKPENILIKQNLLKLGDFGSCRSVYSKPPHTEYISTRWYRAPECLLTDGYYSLKMDLWSAGCVFFEIVSLNPLFPGTNELDQLAKIHNVLGTPDQSLLQNFKQSRAMNFNFPPKKGTGISRLIPNCPAPALSLLYQMLAYDPSERITAETALRHTYFREIRIAENKAETLHRVSATLDGVGSSGAQQSLDNIWRPARLGKQLRGRHTRQTPFMSHNVKYVAEPLLRRNAHHGPAEFPRLNTVAPRPQISFPVSTIPAFTITHRGTLPSITSKKCQPQLEKAQNESQHAAMKTCYMPPLDGKHKGT
- the LOC133462306 gene encoding MAPK/MAK/MRK overlapping kinase-like isoform X1, whose product is MMHYSNWLIDVKKRASLRNAFRTSHCADWNNRGNAAETQNNNPRDAQPNEKTSELMLSTHLWIKGYKIIQKIGEGTFSEVVKTQSLKDGKFYACKTMKQTINSWEQANNLREVQAMKRLSPHANIIQLHELIFDKETGTVSLICELMEMNIYEFIQERKTPPSDHMVKHYMYQLCKSLEHMHKCGIFHRDVKPENILIKQNLLKLGDFGSCRSVYSKPPHTEYISTRWYRAPECLLTDGYYSLKMDLWSAGCVFFEIVSLNPLFPGTNELDQLAKIHNVLGTPDQSLLQNFKQSRAMNFNFPPKKGTGISRLIPNCPAPALSLLYQMLAYDPSERITAETALRHTYFREIRIAENKAETLHRVSATLDGVGSSGAQQSLDNIWRPARLGKQLRGRHTRQTPFMSHNVKYVAEPLLRRNAHHGPAEFPRLNTVAPRPQISFPVSTIPAFTITHRGTLPSITSKKCQPQLEKAQNESQHAAMKTCYMPPLDGKHKGT
- the LOC133462306 gene encoding MAPK/MAK/MRK overlapping kinase-like isoform X3; translation: MMHYSNWLIDVKKRASLRNAFRTSHCADWNNRGNAAETQNNNPRDAQPNEKTSELMLSTHLWIKGYKIIQKIGEGTFSEVVKTQSLKDGKFYACKTMKQTINSWEQANNLREVQAMKRLSPHANIIQLHELIFDKETGTVSLICELMEMNIYEFIQERKTPPSDHMVKHYMYQLCKSLEHMHKCGIFHRDVKPENILIKQNLLKLGDFGSCRSVYSKPPHTEYISTRWYRAPECLLTDGYYSLKMDLWSAGCVFFEIVSLNPLFPGTNELDQLAKIHNVLGTPDQSLLQNFKQSRAMNFNFPPKKGTGISRLIPNCPAPALSLLYQMLAYDPKSQKIKQRLYTEFLQLWMELEVVVHNNLWTTSGDQQDWVNNCEEDIQDKHLS